Proteins encoded in a region of the Streptomyces sp. NBC_00310 genome:
- a CDS encoding SWIM zinc finger family protein, which translates to MSPAVPGPRRAPTRGRRAFAATWWGQAWVAALEDSTLDAGRLSRGRTYARKGMVGPVTVAPGKVSAAVQGSRPRPYRSSVHLPVLTDPQWDTLLDTIAARAGHLAALLDDEMPAELVDDARHAGVPLLPLPTELDPECSCPDWGYPCKHAAALCYAIAATIDTDPFVLFALRGRGREEVFAQLRALRTAAQETAAPPAPAGIPAAAAYAHWAEEPPALPELPEPAAHTTALPVAPPSGTGLAAADLERLMADVTVRAARLLAGDTADLHLTQHQDAVRIAANNPGPEWFHHLIQNTGTKPTAFARLTRAWRHGGPTGITVAEQPYAPDPTVMKAARTALDAALAEMTDSPAHLRTWRNRLTLTHHGIQLRLGPDARWYPYLQDDDGEWWPAAPADTDPVIALTAAWSQNGE; encoded by the coding sequence ATGAGCCCCGCTGTCCCCGGCCCGCGCCGGGCGCCCACCCGCGGCAGGCGAGCCTTCGCCGCGACCTGGTGGGGCCAGGCATGGGTGGCCGCCCTGGAGGACTCCACCCTGGACGCCGGACGGCTCTCGCGCGGACGCACCTACGCCCGCAAGGGCATGGTCGGCCCGGTCACCGTCGCTCCGGGCAAGGTCAGTGCCGCTGTCCAGGGCAGCCGCCCGCGCCCGTACCGCTCCTCGGTCCACCTGCCCGTCCTCACCGACCCTCAGTGGGACACCCTGCTCGACACGATCGCGGCCCGCGCCGGACATCTCGCAGCACTTCTCGACGACGAGATGCCCGCCGAACTCGTGGACGACGCCCGGCACGCGGGCGTCCCACTGCTCCCCCTGCCCACCGAGCTCGATCCGGAGTGCTCCTGCCCCGACTGGGGATACCCCTGCAAGCACGCCGCCGCGCTCTGCTACGCCATCGCCGCCACCATCGACACCGACCCGTTCGTGCTCTTCGCGCTGCGCGGCCGCGGTCGCGAGGAGGTCTTCGCCCAGCTGCGCGCACTCCGTACGGCAGCACAGGAGACCGCCGCCCCACCGGCACCGGCCGGTATCCCGGCCGCCGCCGCGTACGCCCACTGGGCCGAAGAGCCCCCCGCACTGCCCGAACTCCCGGAACCCGCCGCCCACACCACAGCACTGCCCGTCGCCCCGCCATCCGGCACCGGCCTGGCCGCCGCGGACCTCGAACGCCTCATGGCCGACGTCACCGTGCGCGCCGCCCGGCTCCTCGCGGGCGACACCGCCGACCTGCACCTGACCCAGCACCAGGACGCCGTCCGCATCGCCGCAAACAACCCCGGACCCGAGTGGTTCCACCACCTGATCCAGAACACCGGCACCAAACCCACTGCCTTCGCACGCCTCACCCGCGCCTGGCGCCACGGCGGCCCCACGGGCATCACCGTCGCCGAACAGCCCTACGCCCCCGACCCGACGGTGATGAAGGCCGCCCGCACCGCCCTGGACGCGGCCCTCGCCGAGATGACCGACTCCCCCGCACACCTCAGAACCTGGCGCAACCGCCTCACCCTCACCCACCACGGCATCCAGCTGCGTCTGGGCCCCGACGCCCGCTGGTACCCCTACCTCCAGGACGACGACGGCGAATGGTGGCCCGCGGCACCAGCCGACACTGACCCGGTCATCGCGCTCACCGCGGCCTGGTCGCAGAACGGGGAGTAA
- a CDS encoding cation:proton antiporter regulatory subunit, whose protein sequence is MGAPRLSSTPLPGIGVRYDLTTREQRRISVVAHRDGARTLSAYRQDDPDACALSVRLTSGEATALVDALAPDHHSPTLLSTTELGLVAERIELASTSHWNGRVLGDTRMRTETGASIVAVLRRAEAIPSPTPDFRLAGGDTLIVIGTREGVEAAAATLGRE, encoded by the coding sequence GTGGGTGCTCCGCGCCTCAGCAGTACGCCGTTGCCCGGCATCGGGGTCCGCTACGACCTCACGACGAGGGAGCAGCGGCGGATTTCGGTGGTCGCCCATCGGGACGGCGCACGGACGTTGAGCGCGTACCGGCAGGACGACCCGGACGCGTGCGCGCTGTCGGTGCGGCTGACGTCGGGAGAGGCGACCGCCCTCGTCGACGCGCTGGCGCCGGACCACCACAGCCCGACCCTTTTGTCCACCACGGAGTTGGGGCTGGTCGCCGAGCGGATCGAGCTGGCGTCGACGTCGCACTGGAACGGGCGGGTACTGGGCGACACCCGGATGCGGACCGAGACGGGCGCGTCCATCGTGGCCGTCCTGCGGCGGGCCGAGGCGATTCCGTCGCCGACTCCGGACTTCCGGCTGGCCGGCGGTGACACGCTCATCGTGATCGGCACCCGGGAGGGTGTGGAGGCGGCCGCCGCGACTCTCGGGCGGGAGTGA
- a CDS encoding cation:proton antiporter, giving the protein MRSAGEFLAESSATHSSAVFLVEFGAIILGLGLLGRFAGRFRLSPIPLYLLAGLAFGEGGLLPLGTSEEFVAIGAEIGVILLLLMLGLEYTASDLVSNLKTQYPAGLVDAALNALPGAAMALLLGWGPVAAVVLAGVTWISSSGVIAKVLGDLGRLGNRETPVVLSILVLEDLSMAVYLPIVTALLAGVGLAAGSATLAVALGTAGVVLLVAVRYGRHISRFVSSDDPEKLLLVVLGVTLVVAGLAQQLQVSAAVGAFLVGIALSGEVAEGAHSLLAPLRDLFAAVFFVFFGLHTDPASIPPVLLPALVLAVVTALTKIATGYWAARRAGISAKGRWRAGGTLVARGEFSIVIAGLAVTAGIEPSLGPLATAYVLILVIAGPLTARWTEPVAMWVTGRRLRGHAAAGPGEGGTPPTASAASAGAAGAHEALDGQGAADRT; this is encoded by the coding sequence ATGCGGTCCGCCGGGGAGTTCCTCGCCGAGTCGTCCGCCACTCACTCCTCCGCCGTCTTTCTGGTCGAGTTCGGCGCGATCATCCTCGGGCTGGGGCTGCTGGGGCGGTTCGCCGGACGCTTCCGGTTGTCGCCCATACCGCTGTATCTGCTGGCCGGGCTGGCCTTCGGGGAGGGCGGGCTGCTGCCGCTGGGGACGAGTGAGGAGTTCGTGGCGATCGGCGCCGAGATCGGCGTGATCCTGCTGCTGCTCATGCTCGGGCTGGAGTACACGGCGAGTGATCTCGTCTCCAACCTCAAGACCCAGTACCCGGCCGGACTCGTCGACGCCGCCCTCAACGCCCTGCCCGGTGCCGCCATGGCGCTGCTGCTCGGCTGGGGTCCCGTCGCCGCCGTCGTGCTCGCCGGCGTCACCTGGATCTCGTCGTCCGGCGTCATCGCCAAGGTGCTCGGCGATCTCGGGCGGCTGGGCAACCGGGAGACGCCCGTCGTGCTCAGCATCCTGGTCCTCGAAGACCTCTCCATGGCCGTCTATCTGCCGATCGTCACCGCGCTGTTGGCCGGGGTCGGTCTGGCGGCGGGCAGTGCGACGCTGGCCGTCGCGCTCGGTACGGCCGGGGTCGTCCTGCTGGTGGCGGTGCGGTACGGGCGGCACATATCCCGGTTCGTCTCCAGCGACGATCCCGAGAAGCTGCTGCTCGTCGTGCTGGGGGTGACGCTCGTCGTCGCCGGGCTCGCGCAGCAGTTGCAGGTGTCGGCGGCCGTGGGTGCGTTCCTGGTGGGCATCGCGCTGTCGGGTGAGGTCGCCGAGGGCGCGCACAGTCTGCTGGCGCCGTTGCGGGACCTGTTCGCCGCCGTGTTCTTCGTCTTCTTCGGGCTGCACACCGATCCCGCCAGCATTCCGCCCGTGCTCCTGCCCGCGCTCGTCCTGGCCGTCGTCACCGCCCTGACGAAGATCGCCACCGGGTACTGGGCCGCGCGCCGGGCCGGGATCTCCGCCAAGGGGCGCTGGCGCGCGGGCGGGACGCTGGTCGCCCGCGGCGAGTTCTCCATCGTCATCGCCGGCCTCGCCGTCACCGCCGGCATCGAACCGTCCCTCGGGCCGCTGGCCACGGCGTACGTCCTCATCCTGGTGATCGCCGGGCCGCTGACCGCGCGGTGGACCGAGCCGGTGGCGATGTGGGTGACGGGCCGACGGCTACGCGGGCACGCGGCAGCCGGCCCGGGAGAGGGCGGCACGCCGCCGACGGCTTCGGCGGCTTCAGCGGGAGCGGCGGGAGCGCACGAGGCGCTGGACGGGCAGGGTGCCGCCGACCGGACCTGA
- a CDS encoding pyridoxamine 5'-phosphate oxidase family protein, with the protein MGDAADPVDGTPVHGSLVHGSPVSPVDGTSAAARPGAVPPDAAVRDRLTAEKNVWLCTVRPDGAPHVTPVWFVFLRGSWWIGADGGSVKVRNIERFARVSLALEDGGSPVVAEGTAVVRRGPFPPDLADLADVTEAFAAKYGWDVTAPHRPGETRVLLEVPVRRWLLAGTAQ; encoded by the coding sequence ATGGGTGATGCGGCCGACCCGGTCGACGGCACCCCGGTGCACGGCTCCCTCGTGCACGGCTCCCCGGTTTCCCCGGTCGACGGCACATCGGCCGCCGCCCGGCCCGGTGCCGTCCCGCCCGACGCCGCCGTACGCGATCGGCTGACCGCGGAGAAGAACGTCTGGCTCTGCACCGTGCGGCCGGACGGGGCACCGCATGTGACGCCGGTGTGGTTCGTGTTCCTGCGGGGCAGCTGGTGGATCGGCGCGGACGGGGGGTCGGTCAAGGTCCGGAACATCGAGAGGTTCGCGCGGGTGTCCTTGGCTCTGGAGGACGGCGGGTCCCCGGTCGTGGCGGAGGGGACGGCGGTGGTGCGGCGCGGCCCGTTCCCGCCGGACCTCGCGGACCTCGCGGACGTCACGGAGGCCTTCGCCGCGAAGTACGGCTGGGACGTCACCGCACCCCACCGGCCGGGCGAGACCCGCGTCCTGCTCGAAGTCCCCGTACGGCGCTGGCTGTTGGCCGGTACGGCTCAGTGA
- a CDS encoding NAD(P)-dependent oxidoreductase, with product MTDKLTVSVLGTGIMGAAMARNLVRSGHAVRVWNRTREKAEPLAADGAQIAESPAEAVRGADVVLTVLYDGAAARDVMREAAPALSPGTAWVQSTTTGLETVAELAALAGEHGLVFYDAPVLGTRQPAEAGQLTVLAAGPVAGRETVTPVFDAVGARTVWTGEDGAAGTATRLKLVANSWVLAATNAAGEVLALSQALGVDPQSFFEIIEGGPLDMGYLRAKSALILDGRLSPASFAVSTAAKDARLIVEAGQRHGVRLDVAAAGADRLTRAAAQGHADEDMAAAYFASFDEGGVEGGGEGGV from the coding sequence ATGACCGACAAGCTCACCGTAAGTGTCCTGGGTACCGGCATCATGGGGGCCGCGATGGCCCGCAACCTCGTCCGTTCCGGTCACGCCGTACGGGTGTGGAACCGCACCCGGGAGAAGGCCGAGCCGCTCGCCGCCGACGGTGCGCAGATCGCCGAGAGCCCGGCCGAGGCCGTGCGGGGCGCCGATGTGGTGCTCACGGTGCTGTACGACGGGGCTGCCGCCCGGGACGTGATGCGCGAGGCGGCGCCCGCGCTGAGCCCGGGCACGGCATGGGTCCAGTCCACCACGACCGGTCTCGAGACCGTCGCCGAGCTGGCCGCGCTGGCCGGCGAACACGGACTGGTCTTCTACGACGCCCCGGTCCTCGGCACGCGGCAGCCGGCGGAGGCGGGACAGCTGACGGTGCTGGCCGCGGGGCCGGTCGCGGGGCGGGAGACGGTCACCCCCGTCTTCGACGCCGTCGGCGCCCGGACCGTCTGGACCGGCGAGGACGGCGCGGCGGGCACCGCGACCCGGCTCAAGCTGGTGGCCAACAGCTGGGTGCTCGCCGCCACCAACGCGGCCGGGGAGGTCCTGGCCCTCTCCCAGGCCCTCGGCGTCGACCCGCAGTCCTTCTTCGAGATCATCGAGGGCGGCCCGCTCGACATGGGCTATCTGCGCGCCAAGTCCGCGCTCATCCTCGACGGCCGCCTCTCCCCGGCCTCCTTCGCCGTCTCCACCGCCGCCAAGGACGCCCGCCTGATCGTCGAGGCCGGACAGCGGCACGGCGTACGCCTCGACGTGGCCGCCGCCGGCGCCGACCGCCTCACCCGCGCCGCCGCCCAGGGCCACGCCGACGAGGACATGGCCGCCGCGTACTTCGCCAGCTTCGACGAGGGCGGGGTCGAGGGCGGGGGCGAGGGTGGGGTCTAG
- a CDS encoding TauD/TfdA dioxygenase family protein, translating to MSIDTNTSPSSEGPTGGLDVRPASGHIGADIHGVDLAAPLDDRTVAGIRAALLRWKVVFFREQKLDHAGQIAFARRFGEPIRLRSRGSVSPAGHPEIETTADRQELGRKHGMDQAEWLERRRHSTLRGWHADHTARIDPPALTLLRAERVPPYGGDTTWANLASAYAGLSEPVRRFADGLRAEHRLGVGYLARSGPDPYLRHLQDHQVASVHPVVRVHPETGERILYVNPYYVENIVDVTRAESRLLLEMFVEQITRPEYTVRLRWEPGSVALWDNRATVHLAPNDTAHLDFPRIMHRVMVAGDPPVGVDGTPSKSLCGTPLHDRSE from the coding sequence ATGAGCATCGACACGAACACGTCCCCGTCCTCGGAGGGACCCACGGGCGGCCTCGACGTGCGGCCGGCCTCCGGGCACATCGGCGCCGACATCCACGGCGTGGACCTCGCCGCCCCGCTCGACGACAGGACCGTCGCCGGTATCCGCGCGGCGCTGCTCCGCTGGAAGGTCGTGTTCTTCCGGGAGCAGAAGCTGGACCACGCCGGTCAGATCGCGTTCGCGCGCCGCTTCGGCGAACCGATCCGGCTGCGTTCGCGGGGTTCGGTCTCACCCGCCGGACACCCCGAGATCGAGACGACGGCCGACCGCCAGGAGCTGGGCCGCAAGCACGGCATGGACCAGGCCGAATGGCTGGAGCGCCGCCGCCACTCCACCCTCCGCGGCTGGCACGCCGACCACACCGCGCGCATCGACCCGCCCGCCCTGACGCTGCTCCGCGCCGAACGCGTGCCCCCGTACGGCGGCGACACCACCTGGGCCAACCTCGCCAGCGCCTACGCGGGCCTGTCCGAGCCGGTGCGCCGGTTCGCCGACGGACTGCGCGCCGAGCACCGCCTCGGCGTCGGCTACCTCGCCCGCTCCGGCCCCGACCCCTACCTCCGTCACCTCCAGGACCACCAGGTCGCGTCCGTCCACCCGGTCGTCCGCGTCCACCCCGAGACCGGCGAACGGATCCTGTACGTCAACCCGTACTACGTCGAGAACATCGTCGACGTCACCCGGGCCGAGAGCCGGCTGCTCCTGGAGATGTTCGTCGAGCAGATCACCCGTCCCGAGTACACGGTCCGTTTGCGGTGGGAGCCGGGTTCGGTGGCCCTCTGGGACAACCGCGCCACCGTCCACCTCGCCCCCAACGACACCGCCCACCTGGACTTCCCGCGCATCATGCACCGCGTCATGGTCGCCGGGGACCCGCCCGTCGGCGTCGACGGCACCCCGTCGAAGTCGCTCTGCGGCACGCCGCTGCACGACCGGAGCGAGTAG